In the Klebsiella aerogenes KCTC 2190 genome, one interval contains:
- a CDS encoding SDR family oxidoreductase: MTPERRESFTGKVMQKSVLVTGCSSGIGLESALDLKRQGFRVLAACRKGEDVARMQELGLTGILLDLDDPQSVENAAAEVIALTENRLYGLFNNAGYGVYGPLTTISRQQMEQQFSANFFGAHQLTMLLLPAMQPHGEGRIVMTSSVMGLISSPGRGAYAASKYALEAWSDALRMELRHSGIKVSLIEPGPIRTRFTNNVNQTGDKTVENPGIAARFTLGPEAVVEKVRHAFVSDKPKLRYPVTLVTHAVGWLKRLLPARAMDKIIQG, translated from the coding sequence ATGACTCCTGAACGCCGGGAGTCATTCACAGGTAAAGTTATGCAAAAATCGGTTTTAGTTACAGGATGTTCCAGCGGAATTGGCCTCGAAAGCGCGCTTGATTTAAAGCGCCAGGGCTTCCGGGTACTGGCCGCCTGCCGTAAGGGGGAGGATGTCGCCCGTATGCAGGAGCTGGGTCTGACCGGTATTTTGCTGGATCTCGATGATCCGCAAAGCGTCGAAAATGCCGCCGCCGAGGTCATCGCGCTGACCGAGAACCGCCTGTATGGCCTGTTCAATAATGCTGGCTACGGCGTCTACGGCCCGCTCACCACCATCAGCCGTCAGCAGATGGAACAGCAGTTTTCTGCTAACTTTTTCGGCGCCCACCAGCTCACCATGCTGCTGCTGCCCGCTATGCAGCCTCACGGCGAGGGCCGCATCGTCATGACCTCTTCGGTGATGGGGCTGATTTCCAGCCCCGGCCGCGGCGCCTATGCCGCCAGTAAATACGCGCTGGAGGCGTGGTCCGATGCGCTGCGCATGGAACTCCGCCACAGTGGCATAAAAGTCAGCCTGATTGAGCCTGGACCAATCCGCACCCGCTTTACCAACAATGTTAACCAGACCGGCGACAAGACGGTAGAAAACCCCGGTATTGCCGCGCGCTTTACGCTCGGCCCGGAGGCGGTGGTGGAAAAAGTGCGTCACGCCTTCGTCAGCGACAAGCCGAAACTGCGCTATCCGGTGACGCTGGTCACCCACGCGGTAGGCTGGTTAAAACGCCTGCTACCGGCCCGTGCGATGGACAAAATTATCCAGGGCTGA
- the tesA gene encoding multifunctional acyl-CoA thioesterase I/protease I/lysophospholipase L1, translating into MMNFKYVFRWHLPFLFMVLFTCRAMAADTLLVLGDSLSAGYRMAANTAWPALLNDKWQAKTTVVNASISGDTSQQGLARLPALLKQHQPRWVLVELGGNDGLRGFPPQQTEQTLRTVIQDIKAAKAQPLLMQIRLPANYGRRYNEAFSAIYPQLAKEFDIPLLPFFMEEVYLKPQWMQDDGIHPNRDAQPFIADWMATRLAPLVNHDS; encoded by the coding sequence ATGATGAACTTCAAGTATGTTTTCCGCTGGCATTTGCCTTTCCTGTTTATGGTTCTGTTTACCTGCCGCGCAATGGCGGCGGATACGCTGTTAGTGCTTGGCGATAGCCTGAGCGCCGGCTATCGGATGGCGGCGAATACTGCCTGGCCTGCTCTGCTCAATGATAAGTGGCAGGCCAAAACGACGGTGGTCAATGCCAGTATCAGCGGCGATACATCGCAGCAGGGCCTGGCGCGCCTGCCGGCGCTACTGAAGCAGCACCAACCGCGCTGGGTGCTGGTGGAACTGGGCGGCAACGACGGGCTGCGCGGTTTCCCGCCGCAGCAAACGGAGCAGACGCTACGCACCGTTATTCAGGATATCAAAGCGGCGAAGGCCCAACCGCTACTGATGCAAATACGCCTGCCCGCCAACTATGGGCGCCGTTATAATGAAGCCTTTAGCGCGATTTATCCGCAGCTGGCCAAAGAGTTCGATATTCCTCTGCTGCCCTTTTTTATGGAGGAGGTTTATCTCAAGCCACAATGGATGCAGGACGACGGCATTCATCCTAATCGCGATGCGCAACCGTTTATTGCCGACTGGATGGCAACCCGGTTGGCTCCCTTAGTTAATCATGACTCCTGA
- the ybbA gene encoding putative ABC transporter ATP-binding protein YbbA: MPAENILEVHHLKKSVGQGEHQLSILTGVELVVKPAQTIALIGESGSGKSTLLAILAGLDDGSSGEVSLLGQPLHQMDEEARARLRAKHVGFVFQSFMLIPTLNALENVELPALLRGASDSQSRGDARALLEQLGLGKRLHHLPAQLSGGEQQRVALARAFNGRPALLFADEPTGNLDRHTGDKIADLLFSLNREHGTTLILVTHDPLLAARCDRRLRLVDGKLQEEA; encoded by the coding sequence ATGCCAGCGGAAAACATACTTGAAGTTCATCATCTTAAGAAATCCGTCGGTCAGGGAGAGCATCAGCTGTCCATCCTTACCGGAGTTGAGCTGGTTGTCAAACCGGCGCAAACCATCGCCCTGATTGGCGAGTCCGGTTCCGGGAAATCCACGCTGCTGGCGATTCTCGCCGGGCTTGACGACGGCAGCAGCGGCGAAGTGTCTCTTCTGGGGCAGCCGCTGCATCAAATGGATGAAGAGGCGCGCGCGAGGCTACGCGCAAAGCACGTAGGCTTTGTCTTTCAATCGTTTATGTTGATTCCGACGCTAAACGCCCTTGAGAACGTCGAGCTGCCGGCATTGCTGCGCGGCGCCAGCGATAGCCAGAGCCGTGGCGATGCGCGCGCGCTGCTTGAACAACTGGGGCTTGGCAAACGGCTGCACCATTTGCCGGCGCAGCTTTCCGGCGGCGAGCAGCAGCGAGTGGCGCTGGCCCGCGCCTTTAACGGCCGTCCGGCGCTGCTGTTTGCCGATGAGCCGACCGGCAATCTCGACCGTCACACCGGCGATAAAATCGCCGATCTGCTGTTCTCGCTCAACCGCGAACACGGTACCACGCTGATTCTGGTGACCCACGATCCGCTACTGGCGGCGCGCTGCGATCGTCGCTTACGCCTGGTGGATGGCAAGCTGCAGGAGGAAGCATGA
- the ybbP gene encoding putative ABC transporter permease subunit YbbP: protein MIARWFWREWRSPSLLIVWLALSMAVACVLALGSISDRMEKGLSQQSREFMAGDRTLRSSREVPAEWLAQARTLGLTVGEQLNFATMTFAVDTPQLADVKAVDDTYPLYGTLETAPARLKPQRGSVLLAPRLMALLNLKTGDNIDVGDATLRIAGEVIQEPDAGFNPFQMAPRLMMNIADVAKTGAVQPGSRVSWRYKFAGSAQQLAAYERWLLPKLGAEHRWIGLEQDDSALGKSLERSQQFLLLSALLTLLLAVAAVAVAMGHYCRSRYDLVAILKTLGAGRAQLRKLIVGQWLMLLVLAVVAGGAMGLLLEKALLLMLKPVLPAALPPASGWPWLWAIGAMVVISLLVGWRPYRLLLATLPLRVLRQDVVANVWPLKHYIPVVCAVVVGGLAWLMGGSPLLWSVLVGALVLALLCGLVGWALLWLLKRLTLKALPLRLAVNRLLRQPWSTLSQLAAFSLSFMLLALLLVLRGDLLERWQQQLPPESPNYFLINIAPEQVVPVKTFLAEHQTRAAEFYPIVRARLTQINGQTTEGNKDEALNRELNLTWSEQRPDHNPLVAGSWPPKAGEVSIEEGLAQRLGVRIGDSVTFTGDTQQFNAKVTSVRKVDWESLRPNFFFIFPPGALDGQPQSWLTSFRWDNGNAMLTQLNREFPTVSLLDIGAILRQVGQVLTQVSRALEVMVVLVTACGVLLLLAQVQVGMRQRHQELVVWRTLGAGKNLLRTTLWAEFALLGVVSGLVAAIGAEVALAMLQTKVFDFPWTPDWRLWVMLPLSGAILLSLCGGWLGLRLLKGKALFRQFNQ, encoded by the coding sequence ATGATAGCCCGCTGGTTCTGGCGCGAATGGCGCTCGCCTTCGCTGCTCATCGTCTGGTTGGCATTAAGCATGGCGGTGGCCTGCGTGCTGGCGCTGGGCTCAATCAGCGACCGTATGGAAAAAGGGCTTAGCCAGCAAAGCCGCGAATTCATGGCCGGGGATCGCACCCTGCGCAGTTCACGCGAAGTGCCTGCCGAGTGGCTCGCCCAGGCGCGTACGCTAGGGTTAACCGTCGGCGAACAGCTGAACTTCGCCACCATGACTTTCGCTGTAGATACCCCGCAGCTGGCGGACGTGAAGGCGGTTGATGATACTTATCCGCTGTACGGCACGCTGGAGACCGCACCGGCGAGATTAAAACCGCAGCGCGGCAGCGTCCTGCTGGCGCCAAGGCTGATGGCATTACTGAACCTGAAAACCGGCGATAACATTGACGTTGGCGACGCCACCTTGCGCATCGCTGGCGAGGTCATTCAGGAGCCGGACGCCGGATTCAACCCCTTCCAGATGGCGCCGCGGCTAATGATGAATATCGCCGACGTGGCGAAAACCGGCGCGGTACAGCCCGGCAGCCGCGTCTCCTGGCGCTATAAATTCGCGGGTAGCGCACAGCAGCTGGCGGCTTACGAGCGGTGGCTGCTGCCGAAGCTTGGCGCGGAACATCGCTGGATTGGCCTGGAGCAGGATGATAGCGCGTTGGGTAAATCGCTGGAGCGCTCGCAGCAATTTTTACTGCTGTCCGCGTTACTAACGTTGCTGCTGGCGGTCGCCGCGGTAGCGGTAGCGATGGGCCATTACTGCCGCAGCCGCTACGATTTGGTCGCCATCCTTAAGACGCTGGGCGCCGGGCGGGCGCAACTGCGTAAACTTATCGTCGGTCAGTGGCTAATGTTGCTGGTGCTGGCCGTGGTGGCGGGGGGCGCGATGGGGCTGCTGCTGGAAAAAGCCCTGCTGCTGATGCTTAAACCGGTGCTGCCTGCCGCGCTGCCGCCCGCCAGCGGCTGGCCGTGGTTGTGGGCTATCGGCGCGATGGTGGTGATTTCGCTACTGGTCGGCTGGCGGCCGTACCGGCTGCTGCTGGCGACTCTGCCACTGCGGGTATTGCGGCAAGATGTGGTGGCTAACGTCTGGCCGCTAAAACACTATATTCCGGTGGTTTGCGCGGTGGTTGTCGGCGGACTGGCATGGCTGATGGGCGGTAGCCCGCTGCTGTGGTCGGTGTTGGTCGGGGCGCTGGTACTGGCGCTGTTGTGCGGGCTGGTAGGCTGGGCCTTGCTGTGGTTGCTCAAGCGCTTAACGCTGAAAGCGTTACCGTTGCGCCTGGCGGTGAATCGCCTGTTGCGCCAGCCGTGGTCAACGCTGAGCCAACTGGCGGCGTTTTCACTGTCGTTTATGCTGCTGGCTCTGCTGTTGGTGTTACGCGGCGATTTGCTCGAACGCTGGCAGCAGCAGCTGCCGCCGGAAAGCCCGAACTACTTCCTGATTAATATCGCACCCGAACAGGTAGTGCCGGTGAAGACATTCCTTGCCGAACACCAGACCCGGGCGGCGGAGTTTTACCCCATCGTGCGCGCGCGGCTGACGCAGATTAACGGTCAAACCACCGAGGGCAATAAAGACGAAGCGCTAAACCGCGAGCTTAATCTCACCTGGAGCGAGCAGCGCCCGGATCATAATCCGCTGGTGGCCGGCAGTTGGCCGCCGAAGGCGGGCGAGGTGTCGATTGAAGAGGGGCTGGCGCAGCGGTTGGGCGTCAGGATCGGTGATAGCGTCACCTTTACCGGCGACACTCAGCAATTTAACGCTAAGGTGACCAGCGTGCGCAAAGTTGACTGGGAGAGCCTGCGGCCAAACTTCTTCTTTATTTTCCCGCCAGGGGCGCTGGATGGGCAGCCGCAAAGCTGGCTCACCAGCTTCCGCTGGGATAATGGCAACGCGATGCTGACCCAGCTTAATCGCGAATTCCCCACCGTTAGCCTGCTGGATATCGGCGCCATCCTGCGCCAGGTAGGCCAGGTGTTGACGCAGGTAAGTCGCGCGCTGGAGGTCATGGTGGTGCTGGTCACCGCCTGCGGCGTGCTATTGCTGCTGGCTCAGGTGCAGGTCGGGATGCGTCAGCGGCATCAGGAGCTGGTCGTCTGGCGGACGCTGGGGGCCGGTAAAAACTTGCTACGTACCACGCTGTGGGCGGAGTTCGCTCTGCTTGGCGTGGTGTCGGGGCTGGTGGCGGCCATTGGCGCCGAGGTGGCGCTGGCGATGCTGCAAACCAAAGTGTTTGATTTTCCATGGACGCCGGACTGGCGGCTGTGGGTTATGCTGCCATTATCCGGCGCTATATTATTATCGTTGTGCGGCGGATGGTTGGGATTACGCTTATTAAAAGGAAAAGCGTTATTCCGACAATTTAACCAGTAA
- a CDS encoding porin — MAHKIKALAISISAALALTSFASQAEITLLKQDPQAGDPLSRLNFTVGGSIRPQFNMMTGDGDKGSYKRNGFDGGTRFRFAADYYLFDDISWISYYELGVNIPALFDWDNHYAEGANNTTRRMLYTGLKSDTWGTLTYGQQNSIYYDVVGVKTDIWDYDMIGQAPGNGINGDYDGSYRSRNMLKYKKTVGDVDLYGSYLFEDSEYLPGDGLRYKRKGGGSIGVDYHIMKDLTWGTAWNYTRAEMRDPSSSDSKTYDQNIVGTALSWTPDNWTFSFGGGWYQNFLTTKKTNVHDYFAGDAWGIEYFAGYKFPINQYAVKSIQPYFMGDRLEYVNGRNYQRIDNGLGVSFQLDYGFRVDYEHVFTSSTDDLGDMNLVRLRYDF, encoded by the coding sequence ATGGCACATAAAATAAAAGCGCTGGCGATCTCGATCAGCGCAGCATTAGCGTTAACCTCTTTTGCATCCCAGGCTGAGATTACGCTGCTGAAACAAGATCCGCAGGCGGGCGATCCGTTAAGCCGCCTTAACTTTACCGTCGGCGGCAGTATTCGTCCGCAGTTCAACATGATGACCGGCGATGGCGATAAAGGTTCCTACAAGCGTAACGGTTTCGACGGCGGCACCCGTTTCCGCTTTGCGGCTGATTACTATCTGTTTGATGATATTAGCTGGATCAGCTACTACGAATTGGGCGTGAATATTCCGGCGCTGTTCGATTGGGACAATCACTACGCGGAAGGGGCGAACAATACCACCCGCCGTATGCTTTATACCGGTCTGAAGAGCGATACCTGGGGGACATTAACCTACGGTCAGCAGAACAGTATTTACTATGATGTCGTCGGCGTGAAAACCGATATCTGGGACTACGATATGATCGGTCAGGCTCCGGGTAACGGTATTAACGGCGACTACGATGGTTCTTATCGTTCACGCAATATGTTGAAATATAAGAAAACCGTCGGTGATGTCGATCTGTACGGATCCTATCTGTTTGAAGATAGCGAGTATTTGCCGGGCGATGGTCTGCGCTACAAACGTAAAGGCGGCGGGTCTATCGGCGTGGATTACCACATCATGAAGGACCTGACCTGGGGTACCGCGTGGAACTACACCCGCGCCGAAATGCGCGACCCGTCAAGCTCCGATAGCAAAACCTACGACCAGAATATTGTCGGTACCGCGCTGAGCTGGACTCCGGATAACTGGACCTTCTCCTTCGGCGGCGGCTGGTATCAGAACTTCCTGACTACCAAGAAAACCAATGTGCATGATTACTTCGCCGGCGATGCCTGGGGTATTGAATACTTTGCCGGCTATAAATTCCCGATCAATCAATACGCTGTTAAATCTATTCAGCCGTACTTTATGGGCGACCGTCTGGAGTACGTGAATGGCCGCAACTACCAGCGTATTGATAACGGTTTGGGTGTTAGCTTCCAGCTGGATTACGGTTTCCGTGTTGATTACGAGCACGTGTTTACCTCCAGCACCGATGATCTGGGCGATATGAACCTGGTGCGTCTGCGCTACGACTTCTGA
- the mnmH gene encoding tRNA 2-selenouridine(34) synthase MnmH, translated as MENGTHYRAILSADTPLIDVRAPVEFQQSAMPAAINLPLMNDDERAAVGTCYKRQGPEAALALGHKLVDGDLRASRLKAWLSACARYPQGYLCCARGGQRSHIVQQWMREAGVDYPLIVGGYKALRQAAIQATEELVQRPIVLIGGCTGNGKTQLVCSRPDGIDLEGHAHHRGSSFGRTLQQQHPQATFENHLAVSLLKKAEQQTRWVLEDEGHMIGANHLPECLRIRMAQSPLAVVEDPFDVRLERLREEYFDRMHRDFIAAYGEEKGWQEYSEYLHHGLFAIRRRLGLQRFAQLTELLDAALLQQQRTASTEAHFAWLVPLLNEYYDPMYRYQLGKKAGKIIFRGNWQEVAAWLAK; from the coding sequence ATGGAAAATGGGACACACTATCGCGCCATCCTCAGCGCGGATACGCCGCTTATCGACGTCCGCGCGCCGGTGGAATTTCAGCAAAGCGCGATGCCCGCGGCGATTAACCTGCCGCTGATGAACGATGATGAACGCGCCGCCGTCGGCACCTGTTACAAGCGCCAGGGGCCGGAAGCGGCATTAGCCCTCGGACATAAACTGGTCGATGGCGACCTGCGCGCCAGCCGCCTCAAGGCGTGGCTGTCGGCCTGCGCCCGCTATCCACAGGGCTATCTGTGCTGCGCCCGCGGCGGCCAGCGCTCGCATATCGTGCAGCAGTGGATGCGTGAAGCAGGCGTCGATTATCCGCTGATTGTCGGCGGCTACAAAGCGCTACGCCAGGCGGCAATACAGGCTACCGAGGAGCTGGTACAGCGCCCTATCGTGCTGATTGGCGGCTGCACCGGCAATGGCAAAACCCAGTTGGTTTGCTCGCGCCCGGACGGTATCGATCTTGAAGGTCACGCCCACCACCGCGGTTCGTCATTTGGCCGTACGTTGCAGCAGCAACACCCGCAGGCGACGTTCGAAAACCATCTGGCGGTCTCCCTGCTTAAAAAGGCTGAACAACAAACACGTTGGGTGCTGGAAGATGAAGGCCATATGATTGGCGCGAACCACCTGCCGGAGTGTCTGCGTATCCGCATGGCGCAATCGCCGCTGGCGGTGGTGGAAGATCCGTTTGACGTTCGTCTGGAGCGGTTGCGTGAAGAGTACTTCGATCGTATGCACCGCGACTTTATTGCCGCCTATGGCGAAGAGAAAGGCTGGCAGGAATATAGCGAGTATCTGCATCACGGGCTGTTTGCCATCCGGCGTCGGCTGGGGCTACAGCGCTTTGCTCAGTTAACCGAACTACTCGACGCGGCATTGTTGCAGCAACAGCGTACCGCCAGTACCGAAGCTCACTTCGCCTGGCTGGTCCCGCTGTTAAATGAATACTACGACCCAATGTATCGCTATCAGTTGGGGAAAAAAGCCGGGAAAATTATTTTTCGCGGCAACTGGCAGGAGGTCGCCGCCTGGCTGGCGAAGTAG
- the purK gene encoding 5-(carboxyamino)imidazole ribonucleotide synthase: MKQVCVLGNGQLGRMLRQAGEPLGIAVWPVGLEADPEAVPFQQSVITAEIERWPETALTRELARHPAFVNRDVFPIIADRLTQKQLFDKLGLATAPWQLLADKSEWPAVFARLGELAIVKRRVGGYDGRGQWRLRENETAQLPDDNYGECIVEQGINFSGEVSLVGARGRDGSTVFYPLTRNLHQDGILRASVAFPQANARQQAQAESMLTAIMNELDYVGVMAMECFVTAEGLLINELAPRVHNSGHWTQNGASISQFELHLRAITDLPLPPPVVNSPSVMINLIGSDLNYDWLKLPLVHLHWYDKEVRPGRKVGHLNLTDSDTDRLSATLEALKPLLPAEYASGVFWAQSQLN, translated from the coding sequence ATGAAACAGGTTTGCGTCCTCGGTAACGGACAGTTAGGCCGCATGCTGCGTCAGGCCGGTGAACCGCTGGGCATCGCCGTCTGGCCGGTTGGCCTGGAAGCCGACCCGGAAGCGGTGCCATTCCAGCAAAGCGTCATCACCGCTGAAATCGAACGCTGGCCGGAAACAGCCCTGACCCGCGAACTGGCGCGCCATCCGGCTTTCGTCAACCGCGACGTTTTTCCGATCATCGCCGACCGCCTGACCCAGAAACAGTTGTTCGACAAACTTGGCCTCGCCACCGCGCCGTGGCAACTACTGGCGGATAAAAGCGAGTGGCCCGCCGTGTTTGCCCGTCTGGGCGAACTGGCTATCGTCAAGCGCCGCGTCGGCGGCTACGATGGCCGCGGGCAGTGGCGTCTACGCGAGAACGAAACCGCACAACTGCCGGATGATAATTACGGCGAGTGTATCGTCGAGCAGGGGATTAATTTCTCCGGCGAAGTGTCGCTGGTTGGTGCCCGCGGCCGCGACGGCAGCACGGTGTTTTATCCGCTGACCCGCAACCTGCACCAGGACGGCATTCTGCGCGCCAGCGTCGCCTTCCCGCAGGCCAATGCGCGCCAGCAGGCGCAGGCCGAAAGCATGCTGACGGCGATCATGAACGAGCTCGACTACGTGGGCGTGATGGCCATGGAGTGCTTCGTCACCGCCGAGGGACTGCTGATCAACGAACTGGCGCCGCGCGTGCACAACAGCGGCCACTGGACACAGAACGGGGCTTCCATTAGCCAGTTTGAACTGCACCTGCGCGCCATTACCGATTTGCCGCTGCCGCCGCCGGTGGTCAACAGCCCATCGGTGATGATCAACCTGATCGGCAGCGATCTGAACTACGACTGGCTGAAACTGCCGCTGGTACATCTGCACTGGTACGACAAAGAAGTTCGTCCGGGGCGTAAAGTCGGGCACCTGAATCTGACCGACAGCGATACCGATCGCCTGAGCGCCACGCTGGAAGCGCTGAAACCGCTCCTGCCAGCCGAATACGCCAGCGGCGTTTTCTGGGCGCAGTCGCAGCTTAATTAA
- the purE gene encoding 5-(carboxyamino)imidazole ribonucleotide mutase, with protein sequence MSSRNNPARIAIVMGSKSDWATMQFAAEILDTLNVPHHVEVVSAHRTPDKLFSFAESAESNGYQVIIAGAGGAAHLPGMIAAKTLVPVLGVPVQSAALSGVDSLYSIVQMPRGIPVGTLAIGKAGAANAALLAAQILAQHDAELHQRLSAWRQAQTDEVLDNPDPRGAA encoded by the coding sequence ATGTCTTCCCGCAATAATCCGGCGCGTATCGCCATCGTGATGGGGTCCAAAAGCGACTGGGCTACCATGCAGTTCGCCGCAGAAATCCTTGATACCCTGAACGTTCCGCACCATGTTGAAGTGGTTTCCGCCCACCGTACGCCCGATAAATTGTTTAGCTTCGCCGAAAGCGCCGAAAGCAACGGTTATCAGGTGATCATCGCCGGTGCGGGCGGCGCGGCGCATTTGCCGGGCATGATTGCAGCGAAAACTCTGGTGCCGGTGCTTGGCGTGCCGGTTCAGAGCGCGGCATTAAGCGGCGTTGACAGCCTCTACTCTATCGTTCAAATGCCCCGCGGCATCCCGGTCGGCACGCTGGCCATCGGCAAAGCCGGCGCCGCTAACGCCGCCCTGCTCGCCGCGCAAATTCTCGCCCAGCATGATGCCGAACTGCACCAGCGTCTGAGCGCCTGGCGTCAGGCGCAAACCGATGAGGTGCTGGATAACCCGGACCCGCGAGGTGCGGCATGA
- the lpxH gene encoding UDP-2,3-diacylglucosamine diphosphatase: MATLFIADLHLQTEEPAITAGFLRFLQGEARQADALYILGDLFEAWIGDDDPNPLHQQIASAIKAVVDAGVPCYFIHGNRDFLVGQRFARQSGMILLAEEERLDLYGREVLIMHGDTLCTDDPGYLVFRAKVHTPWIQRLFLALPLFIRRRIAAKMRADSKAANSSKSMEIMDVNPQAVVDAMERHQVQWLIHGHTHRPAVHELLANGQPAWRVVLGAWHSEGSMVKVSADGVELIYFPF, from the coding sequence GTGGCGACACTTTTTATTGCAGACCTGCATCTGCAAACAGAAGAACCGGCGATCACCGCCGGTTTTCTGCGTTTTTTACAGGGGGAAGCCCGTCAGGCTGACGCCCTGTATATCCTTGGCGATCTGTTCGAGGCGTGGATCGGCGATGACGATCCGAACCCGCTGCATCAGCAAATCGCTTCGGCCATCAAAGCCGTCGTTGACGCCGGCGTTCCCTGCTACTTCATCCACGGCAACCGCGATTTTCTCGTCGGTCAGCGCTTCGCCCGCCAGAGCGGCATGATCCTGCTCGCTGAAGAAGAGCGGCTGGATCTCTATGGCCGTGAAGTGTTGATTATGCATGGCGACACTTTATGTACCGACGACCCCGGTTACCTGGTGTTTCGCGCTAAAGTCCATACCCCGTGGATCCAACGTCTGTTTCTCGCCCTGCCGCTGTTTATCCGCCGCCGCATCGCCGCCAAAATGCGCGCCGATAGCAAAGCCGCCAACAGCAGCAAATCGATGGAAATTATGGATGTGAATCCGCAGGCGGTCGTTGACGCGATGGAGCGGCATCAGGTGCAGTGGCTGATTCACGGCCATACCCATCGCCCGGCCGTCCATGAACTGCTGGCCAACGGTCAGCCCGCGTGGCGCGTGGTCCTCGGCGCGTGGCACAGCGAAGGGTCAATGGTGAAAGTCAGCGCCGACGGCGTCGAACTCATCTATTTCCCGTTTTAA
- the ppiB gene encoding peptidylprolyl isomerase B has product MVTFHTNHGDIVIKTFDDKAPETVKNFLDYCREGFYDNTIFHRVINGFMIQGGGFEPGMNQKATKSPIQNEANNGLKNTRGTLAMARTQAPHSATAQFFINVVDNDFLNFSGESLQGWGYCVFAEVVEGMDVVDKIKAVATGRSGMHQDVPKEDVVIKSVTVSE; this is encoded by the coding sequence ATGGTTACTTTCCACACCAATCATGGCGATATCGTAATCAAAACGTTTGACGACAAAGCGCCGGAAACAGTTAAAAACTTCCTGGACTACTGCCGCGAAGGTTTCTACGACAACACCATTTTCCACCGTGTTATCAACGGCTTCATGATTCAGGGCGGCGGCTTTGAGCCGGGCATGAATCAGAAAGCGACCAAATCTCCGATTCAGAACGAAGCTAACAACGGTCTGAAAAATACCCGTGGTACCCTGGCGATGGCCCGTACTCAGGCCCCGCACTCCGCCACCGCGCAGTTCTTCATCAACGTGGTCGACAACGACTTCCTGAACTTCTCTGGCGAAAGCCTGCAGGGTTGGGGCTACTGCGTCTTTGCCGAAGTGGTTGAAGGTATGGACGTGGTCGACAAAATCAAAGCGGTTGCCACCGGCCGCAGCGGCATGCACCAGGATGTGCCGAAAGAAGACGTTGTCATCAAAAGCGTCACCGTCAGCGAATAA